Within Euryarchaeota archaeon, the genomic segment AGGCGCGTCATTGTGGAGGTGAAGCGCGGGGCCGCGGGCCTAAAGGAGGTCGAACAACTGCGCCGTTACGTCGAACGTGAAAGAGCGGCGCGAAGCGTCGACGTGCGGGGGATACTCGTCGCGGCATCGGTGTCGCCGAAGGCAAGACGATTCCTTGAGGACCTCAAACTCGAATGGAAGGAGCTCGCCTGGCGCGACCTCCTGGGAAAACGCGGGTCGGCGCGTCCCGCCGGACAGGCACCCCTCTGGGCCTTCCAAGTGGATGCCAAGGAAGCCACGTATGCCAAGGCGCCGGACCGGCGACGAAAGCCTCGCGCTTCAGAATAGGTGGTCTTCCACCGCTCGAACACCTTCCCCCGGCGCGCTGTCGATGACTTGCTCCTTGGAAAGGCCCCATGTCGTCCTCGCCCTTCTCACGACGTCCGGCGCGTGTTCGGCGGGCGTGAGAAGGTGAAGGTTCGGGCCCGCGTCAATGGTGAACCAGACCGGTATCCCCTCGTCTCGCCAACTTCGAACGTCACGGATGCCGCGCACCGTCTCCCCCGTCCAGTAGAGGACCGAGGGGTCGGAGGTCATCATCACGGAGTGCATGAAGAGCGCGTCGCGCTCGGCGAGGTCGCCGATCGATCCCAGGTCCTTCGTGAGGATCGCTTCCTTCATCCTCGGCAAGGCATCGTTCACCCACTTTAGGCGCGTCCCGTGGATCGGACTGCGATCCGCCAATTCGTGCCCTTCTAGGCTTCCTACCTTCTTCTTCTCGCCCGAGAAGATGCAAGCCACGTCGTGAAGCGCTAGGTGCCCGGGGGCAGCTATCTGGCGAGCGTAGGAGTCTTCGTGACGCGCCCCGGGAAGCCACTCCACGTAGCCGCCGAAAACACTTCGCGAGGCGCTTCCCGAGCCGAGCCTTGCGAACGTCGACAATTCCTTCGCGGACACCTTGGTGCCCGCCGCGTCGAAACTCGCCGCTGCGAGGGCCGCGAAAGCGCTCGCCGACGAAGCGAGGCCCGCCCCGGCCGGAAACGCGTTCACGGAGGCGACGCGCGCCGCATCGCTGCGTCCCGTCCGTTTCCTCACGTGGTCGAGAAAGCGAGTGACGCGGGCGAGGACCTCACCGGTCTGAGCCTTGCCGTCAAGCGTCAAGGAGTCACCTTTCGACGCCGGGTCGAATTCGACGGTGGTCCTCGTGAGGAGGTTGTCAAGCGTCAGGGAGACCGAACCGTTCGCCGGGAGGTTCAACTTGGCGTCGGTGCGGCCCCAGTACTTGAGAAGAGCGATGTTCGCCCCTGCCACCGCGGTTTTCTGGTTCAAATCAACTTCTCCAAAGCCGCCCGGACCTCCTGAAGGTTGCGATAGACGCTCGACGCGCCGGAGAGCGCGTGGGGCTCCACGGTGGTCGCCACCGCGATCGTCTTGCAACCGGCCGCGAGGGCCGATTGGACGCCATACGGCGCGTTCTCGACGACGAGACACTCATTGGGCGCGACGCCGAGGCGCTTCGCGGTCTCGAGGTAAGGCGCCGGGTCGGGTTTTTCGGGCCCCTTGTCGTCGGCGCTGTAGATCGCATCGAAAAAGTGGATCGTCCCCGGCATCAGGAATCGAAGGTTCTCCATGGTCGTCCCGGTGGCCAAGCCGACCTTGACGCCTCGCCCCTTCACAAAAGCCACCAACTCCTCCGCCCCGGCCGAAAGCCGTGGCGCGCCGTAGGAGCGGAACAAACGGTTCTTCTCCGCCGCGAGCATTGTCACTTGCGCGTCAGAGACCCGCTGGCCCGACTTTTCAAGGATATCCCGGATGATAGTGGTCGAGCGCCCGCCTTCTCTTCGAAAGATCTCGTCTCGGGGAAGGTCTATGCCGAACGGCATGAGGGTGGCATGATATGCCCGCCAATGTTGGGTCATGCTGTCGATCAAGACCCCGTCGAAGTCGAAGATCACGGCCCGCAAACGGGTTCCGGGTCGTGCTTGCCCTTCGGGGGATCCGCCGTCGGTCCTCACTTCCATCGCCTGTACAGATCGTGCTCGATCCTAAGGCAATCGAGGATCTTCCCCACGAAGAAATCCGTGACCTCGTCGACGCTTTTCGGGTCGGCGTAGTAACCGACCATCGGCGGGACCACCATTGCGCCCG encodes:
- a CDS encoding HAD family phosphatase; this translates as MEVRTDGGSPEGQARPGTRLRAVIFDFDGVLIDSMTQHWRAYHATLMPFGIDLPRDEIFRREGGRSTTIIRDILEKSGQRVSDAQVTMLAAEKNRLFRSYGAPRLSAGAEELVAFVKGRGVKVGLATGTTMENLRFLMPGTIHFFDAIYSADDKGPEKPDPAPYLETAKRLGVAPNECLVVENAPYGVQSALAAGCKTIAVATTVEPHALSGASSVYRNLQEVRAALEKLI
- the mvaD gene encoding diphosphomevalonate decarboxylase → MNQKTAVAGANIALLKYWGRTDAKLNLPANGSVSLTLDNLLTRTTVEFDPASKGDSLTLDGKAQTGEVLARVTRFLDHVRKRTGRSDAARVASVNAFPAGAGLASSASAFAALAAASFDAAGTKVSAKELSTFARLGSGSASRSVFGGYVEWLPGARHEDSYARQIAAPGHLALHDVACIFSGEKKKVGSLEGHELADRSPIHGTRLKWVNDALPRMKEAILTKDLGSIGDLAERDALFMHSVMMTSDPSVLYWTGETVRGIRDVRSWRDEGIPVWFTIDAGPNLHLLTPAEHAPDVVRRARTTWGLSKEQVIDSAPGEGVRAVEDHLF